TTGTACTGTAATTGGTTCGTTAACTACAAGAAAGGCTTGTTTAGGAGGGGGGGAACTCTTTTTTATCACACCTAATTAGTTTCAATATATCTATGGAATTCTTCGTTTTAGATCTTAGGAAGGGCTTATTGGGGAAGTAATCtaactttatgtaaaaatcttgcGTCATTCGTAAAGCAATAGTTCAAAACCTTTCTACTTTGTGTGTAAGTTGTTGAATGCAAATAAAATGAGAGAATATATACAATGTACGATTTGAAGTTTTGCATATTTGCTACTAAGAACCTCTAAAGACTAATTTTTTTGTCACATTCTTTTAAAAATACATACATGCCGCcattaaaaaattatttggtCATATATCCTGTTCTTTTAGATTTTCTCTATATTATCAACTTAACCATGGTTAGATAATTTGATTAGTTAAAACatttttgaactttctttcatGTCTTTTTAACATCACATTTTTCGTTGCGGTGTGAAAAAGTTAGAAAATTAGTTTTAGTTTTATGAAATATCggtcaaaatatattattatttccaACCTTaccttatttaaattattattcaacGTTAACATCCATTTAAGTACCTAACTTGGAAATTTAACTTGGTGTTATATGTTAGCTGATATTGATTTTATAAGAACATATGTACTTTAAAATGTTATTGTTTAAGTGTCATGTTCTGTATGTTCTTAGTGGCAGATATGTTTAAAACCTGAAAATATTGCTTGTGCTTTTTGTATCTTCTCCTCTATGGTAATTTATGGTTTTTGTGTTTGATGAAGATACATAAACAAGGAATGTATATACATAAAAACATGCACATACATATACGTATGCACATGCACAAGCACACATCTGTATAAACAAACCTCCTATTTATATGTTTTCAAATCTTTCTGCTTTCTCAAATCCAACCTTGTGCCCAAATCCGTAGTGCTTCTCGCTTCAGGCTACCTAAGTTCAAAAACCAGTGCACTGTCTATCGAAGATATAGTATGTGATGTGCAGAAAATGATGGCTTTATTCCAATTTTTAGCCAGTAAACTTGGTCCTTCTTCCAAGTCTCCAGAAGTTAAACTTTTAGCCTCATCTAGCATTTCAGATTTTATGAAAATAGGCTGATATTTCAATGAATCTGGTCCGTGGTGATGTTCATTGTATCTTTGTACAACAATTCATTCAAGCTGGTCCTTCGGTGATTGTAATACGATCTTGGGTGACAAGGAACTTGTTTTACttatatttgttttatttttctggTACAGGATTATATTCCAACTGTCTTTGACAATTTCAGTGCAAATGTTGTGGTTGATGGTAACACAGTTAACTTGGGCTTGTGGGATACTGCAGGTAATTCTAACCTTTTTCTTTGTTGCACCCTCTTTCTTCATTCTTTGCTTTTCTCGTGTTCCATTGGCCTTTGCTCTGGTCTAAATTATTAGCAGCCCCAATCTAATACCATACTTTAGTGGAACAGGCCAGGAGGATTACAATAGATTAAGACCTTTGAGCTACCGAGGTGCAGATGTTTTTCTTCTGGCATTCTCTCTTATAAGTAAAGGAAGCTATGAGAATGTATCTAAGAAGGTAAGAAAGTGATTGTTTACCTTTTTATCTTGTTTGAATATATGCTTATTGTTATTTCATCACTTTATTGTTTGCTCTATTTTATCTTAATCGGTTTTTTCTTTATCACTCTGCAGTGGATTCCTGAATTAAGACATTATGCACCTGGTGTGCCTATAATTCTTGTTGGAACAAAGCTTGGTAATAATCTTAACTGAACATAACTTGTTTTGATTTTCTAAATTGCATATGTATTTATACTTTCTCATACACGTGCCTTTGGTCAACTACATTTCTCTGTTTAAAGAGCCATACTGTTTAACTCTCATTTCTTGTGCATCTGATTGGACAGTCATTACACTAAATGGCAAAGGTGAAATTGACATACCAAGGCACCGGAAAGAGTCTGAATTAGTTCTTGTCATAACTACATAAATGACTAACATTATAGCTAAAATTATGGACTCCtgtaaatagaaagcagtcaGCTTTTGAGTTGACAGAATCAACACGCTTAAGAGCAAAGGTGAAAGTGGCAAACCAAATCCATGTAGATGGCAAACTATTTGTTTGCCTTTCAACTAAAACCTGAAGGAACGTATATGTAAACTTATTCATGAGCTGGACCATGCAAGAAAGCATTaatgatatcaagttgatataaaGGTAATCCTCAAACTGAAGCAACTGCCAAAAGACACCGAACGATTACTAATTTAGCAACCGGTGTGAAGAACTTGATACGACTTTCCAGTGTGTTGCCTTTAACTACAAGATGACCCTTGTAAAGTTTAATGTTTCCATCATGCTGATGCTTTAGTTAAGAAACCATTTGCATTCAATGATTTATTTTCTTGTGGTAAAGATGGTAGAGAGTGAGTATTATTACTTTCTAAGGCTCCAATTTCAGCCTTCATTGCTGCACACAACTGTTGTAATCTAATTGCATCTGAAGATGCGATAGGCTCCTCAAAAGATACAGAAATAAGAAATGGATGATGAGTTGCAGAAAAAATTGTTATAGGAAACAAATTGAGCAGTTGAATGAGTTATATATGATGGCTTCATGaatctcgaagaagcatttgatggaccaCTGGTGTTACTGTTACAAAATATGATCAGGAAGTTGAGTTGAAAGAGTACAAATAACAGTACTGGTGTTGCATCTTAGACTGGTTTGGGTTATTAGATGTTAAAGCAAGGCTTTCTTTTGCGGACGAATGATGATTGCAATGAAATTTTGGCTATATTACAAATGATATGTTGGTATGGAGACAAGATTTTCTTTCAAAAGGATTGAggttttcttttgttcttgaTTCCTGTAGCATACTTAATATAATGGGATAATGATTTGTTCTTTTCTTGGTTTCCCTGAGATGATGGGATGAGGATCGGCTCATTGCAGCTCGGGATATGCAGACCAGGTTCACTTAGTTTCTCATTTTTTACCTGGACAGCCAATTCGGCAAATTTCCTTATATGTAGGCTAGACCATAGATTTGGTACAAAATGATTAGCTTAGGATCTCTCTGACCTATCCATACACATTAATGAGTGGTCTTTGTTTAATTCCTAAATTAAATTTGTGAAAGTTTTATATAATTTACTTATTTCAACGAAATATATGTTGTGGCTTTGTTCACAGATCTACGGGATGATGAGCAGTTTTTCATAGATCACCCTGGTTCGACTTCCATTACTAACGCTCAAGTAAGAGTGAATATCTTGGCTTTTAATTAGAATCTCATTTGGACTGTGTTCTGCTTATGATGATTCTCTTATTAATCAAGGGCGAGGAGCTGAGGAAGCAAATCGGTGCTCCTTGCTACATCGAGTGCAGTTCAAAGACCCAAGAAGTATATAATTTCCCCTGCTGTTATTCTTTATAGTCTTTATAGTGTTGCCGATGGATATATTTCAGTTTTCATATAAATTTGTGATGTGCAGAACATTAAGCCAGTGTTCGACGCAGCTATTAAGGTGGCACTTCAGCCGTCGAatcgaaagaaaaagaagaagaaagcacagaAGGGATGCTTCATCTTGTGATCAGATGAGTTCTCAAATTGTTTTAAGGTTTTACTGTTTGGTGTATATCAAGAGCAGTTGCAACACATGGAAGCATATCTGAAAAatgatcctttttcttttcttccttttcttgtgaTTTGTAGTTTTAGTGCATGTATCTTCGGATGATCTATTGTCATGTTGTGGAGAAAATCTTGCTCGAATCAGTTTTCCTTACACAAGAATAGTAATCTAAGCTTAAGCTTTGCTTTCTACAATTGATTGTTCagttaaatctttttttttgaaGATGAAAAAATTACTACAttaaatgatgtacatgatgttcaCACGCATCATTCGCATATTAATATTGTTTAGCTAAATATTATTTACAGAGTCTCATGAAAATGATCAGATGGTATTTATTTATCATTatagtttcattttttttttgggtatcGATGCTATCTGATTCTTTGCTTTCATTAATATGTTGCCTATCATACAATGGTGGTTAGTCTTGaaagcataaaaatctgtaatatgctgtattaaaatacaaaaataatctttaggtcaggattgaaatcaaatacttagatcTAGTTTAACGATATATATCTTTTGATGTTATATGTTCAGAGATTTTTGTTTGATATGCAagacaccgtctttaatccaagccCAAAAAGAATCTTAGAATCTTAGTTTTTAACTTTTTGGTGTTTTATGTAGTGGATTACATTTTAAGATACAACATGAGACTAGATTCATAGTTTCTAACTTTTTCCGATCTATCAATTATATTTCTTAGATATAGAAACTAAATACAAAAAATATCAAAAGTAAAACCATGAGACAAGTGCGCGTTCGTGTTTGATTAATATGGGTTGTACGACTTCAATACCCACACGCTTGCATATACTTACGCACGTGTTCACACGCACCCGTGCATGCATGCACGTGCACCGACGTAAACACACGCATAAGTACACGCATGAACACACGTGCGCATACGCATACGTGCACACACGTACCCACACATGCAAATGCATACGCGTGTACGTTTGCATGCACACGCACATGCATACATCAATGCAAACACACACATTGACGTGCGTCGACGCTCATGCGAACACGCAACATACAACTCGTTTACACACACTATCTCAGCTGATCCACAGCGTTGTAGCTCCGAATCTGGGAAACCTCCAGTGTACCACGCGGCAATCCTCGTATAAAATGGCAGACAAGTCCACCAGAATGTAAAGGAATCCAAGTTAGGTTCAGCAACTTGTCCCTCTAAATTGATACGAGGAATCATAAACGGATAATACTGATATATATCATGAATTGTATTATTCGATATATATCATACTGATAGTTGATCGCGATACATCGACGACCGATGATATAGACCATAGACCGATAAGAGGAATCATGAAGGGATACTACACAACTCGAACAGAAATTGACACGGGGACCCTTCCAAATCAATCTCTGGATACATCTGCCACAGCTGCTGCCGCAATTCAATCGCTTGTTTCTAATAGCAGACGCAACGGAGAAGcctcatatatatataactgGGGTCTTTTAGCACGTCTCACGCTCGCCACAAGCAACGAAATAACCAATTTTCTAGAGAAACACAAGGTTGCCGAGAGTGAAAAGCCAGTGTCTTTGGGTGATCATTCGGTTTCCAATCTTACATACAACACATAAAAGTCGGACATCAACCACAAGGTTATTAGCCAAGTCCAAaactaaccctaatagatccaccACCACATGGGAATAAAAGAAGATTAAGATGTCTGAAGGACTGCAATAAGCCATCACTCGAAAGCCCATTGATTCTCCCTCCgaacctcttcctcttcctcaggCGTGAAGTCGTTCTTGATGTTGAAGGTTTTGCGGATCTCCTCTGGGGTCTTGCCCTTGATCATGTCGGCCACAGTCTGGCAAGTCAAATCCAGCAGGCCCTTTATGTTTAGATAATTTGCAGCCTGAGTGAACCACAAGATCATTAAGACAAAAAGGTAAATTGTGACTATAAATACAGGGATAAGATAGTTGTTGGCAGGTGATCTGTTTGGATAAAACTGAACATTTAGTTTAATGATGCTTAATTTTccaattgagagaaaaagaaaccAGAACTGAGTTTCATCTGGTATGGGTACATCAACTACAAAAATGAATGCATGATAATTAGAAATCTTAAGGTTCCAAGCATATATAAGCATGAAAACTGAGTTTCATCAGGTATAGATACATCCAACTACAAAAGAGAATGCATGAGAATAAGAAACCTTAAGGTTCCGATCATATAAGCTTGAAGTAATCCACGTGGACCAAAATGTGCATGGACAAGCCAAAAATCATATACATGATATTTGTACCATAAGAAAGCAGAAAATGATGTGTATGTAAGAATGCAGAAAGGCTCATATTTCTCAGTCGCTGCAAGCTTGCAACACAATCTGGATAGGAACTTCAACAGCAATTGCAAATAATTCCCATTTGGCTACCACACTTGGATAAGTAGGCCAGTGGTCCGGCCCTTGAAAATGCTTGAAATGTCCATGCACACCACACTTGGATACTTCCTTGCATATGTTTGCTTCAAAACATAATAGGATTCTTATGCCATTGACACATTATAAGTGTATTGCACACATGCAGGATGTTTATAACATCCATTTAAGGCTTCAGGACGTCTTAGAAATTGACAATATGCACAAACGTGGTATTCCAAACTATCCTTTGTGCACTCATGGAGCAGACTAACCCCTAATAACATCAGGAGGTAGTCAGCTCAGAGAATAAGATATCCTAAAAGTAGGTGTGGCTTAGTGCTAGAGGCATAAATAAGTCCAGGCAATCAACAAACAACATTTTCTTATCTGATTAGGACTCCAAAGGCTTAGATCAGAGGTTGTATGATCATACCTGGAGTAAATCTTAACAAGTAGAATAGCACATGATATGGGCAAGGCCATCAAGTATATTTATCTTCATATGTTATTGTAATTATCTATGTTATATAACATAGGCAACTTATGATCATGATATACGAGCTTACAAAAAGCAGACTGACCATTTCAAACACAATCTATATGGAATGGACAGCTTATTGCATGGAGCTCCAGCTTATGTGAGATTTATGGAGGCTCAATGTACATAGCCTTATCGCTAGACATACTTAGGCCATTTTCGTGAAGCTTAAGAAGACAATTCATACTCAAAAGCACTAGAAGACTTATGAAGATCATTACATACTACACCTATATAATACATTAGCGTAAACTATGTACTGATGGTACAAGAGTCAACAAATGTTGGTATCAAGTAGACACAACATATACACAAAAGAACAAGGTTTGGCATCAGTTGCATttacaaaataattttaaaagacCCTAAGCAAGGTTGCTAAAATGCATTGGCAATTAGAGACAGCAATCTCGTAAAAGGTGTAGGCAAAAGGTATAAGCATGTAGGCAAACATCTAGGACAAAGTTTTGTTCTAAATGAGGTCTATGTGGCTATACATAGAGTCACGTATGCATATGTGATCATATGACCTACCTGCATTAGGCTGTGTGGCCATAACGAGCAATGTTATTTTATATGCGAAGTCTATCATGCATATGTGAATTACGTAAGTATGAAAATGTAATCACATATGTGGTTcacattttctttttgttgatattgTTTCAAATCTTATATATGATCCATGATAATATGACATTATCACGTAGACATTTGATCACTTCTTATAACTTAGCAATTCAACAAGCAATTCAACAAGTTCCTAAAGAGCATAATGACATCATATACATTATTATTTTGGTCTTAGCATATATTTACCTATTAATATGCTTGATCATATACTTATATTTATCCTCgtgatattatttaaatattttagttgaACTGCACCCGGTGTTTCATATGCTTTCATATACCACACACATGTTATGTGGTGCCACCACCCACATATTGGGATGGTTTTCTAAAACATCAAGAAAAATGCCTAAACataatatacatttatacatatgtataaaaaaTTCATGTGCAGATTAGTAATCCATAAGTTCCCAATAGACACATGATATATCATATGTACTACTCTTGCAATAACTTTTCCATTAAGGTTATACAAGACGGAGTTCTTATTCATTGTTGCATATTGGCTTTTCTTGTTGGAATATACAAAAAATAAGATACAAACCTAACTAGAAAGGAAGAACAATAAAAGCATATTATACAATCAAGATGGATGTCATTCATCGTTACTAAAAGACATGCATGACAACAAGATCTGACAAGCCCAGATATTGTTTATCTGTTCACTGAGATATAGTAAAACTGTTTTTACTTGTCACAAAAGACTGTGAAAATGAAGCATTCTCAAAACTACAGATATTCTCATGCCTTTCATAGTTTCATCACTTTCATGTTCTTTGAGCCAGAGGATAGTCCAATGCACAAGTCTCTGGATAATGTGGGGATTGGGGAAAGTTAATATGTGTGGCCTTAACCTTATGTGAAGAGTTTTATTTCTATGGTTTGAAACTATGTCATCCAAGTCACAATAAAGCAACCTTATTGGAGCACCAAGAGCCGCCCCTCAGCCAAATTCCAATACCTTAACTGATAATTATTTGTAATTTTGTAACAAATGATTCTTAAGGGTGAGCTTGTGGGCCTAGGTGGCTGTCCAGGCCTCAAGTACTCAAGCAATTGCTTGGGTAAGAacttttaaatggacaatgaagTACCAATGATCACCTAACGACTAGCAATCAGTCATCGATCTTGAGGTCTATAGATCCATGATCCTTTTGAGCTTCATTACTGAATATTGCTAATAATAGATTTGCAATCTGTAGTCAACCAAAAACTTCTAATAATCAACGTTAATACGCTGTTATTTACTGGTTCACAATCTACCAACGGCAAGTGATTGCTGGTTCAACGATTGCCAAGTTACAGGTGCACAAACTCCAATAGTTGATGCCCTGTCAACCATCTAACAATCCACCAATGACTAGTAATCTACTAATTGATCTATGAATAATAGTCAAGCTAATCACAtcgagaaaggaaaagaaaacaaagattCAAATATAAACATAGTCAGAAGTCCAGTcatattaacttcacaaaaaaaaagggggggaaaaAGTGCTTTAGTTGGTCATTCACAACAATCTTAAATGATTTCCCATCCAAGCAGACTAAACATGaaacaatgttggcaaaacaagaaGCTCTGCATTAGTCTTCTCTCCCCCAAAAAAGCTAATCATCAGTCTTTAATTTCACTGTAAATATATTGTCAAGAAATAATTCCAATATTGCATTTGAGCTACCGACAAATTATAGAACCTTCTAGGACATCTTTCCAACAAGAAGTAGGATAAAAAAATATGACTTTGCAACTTTCATTgggaaaaaagaataataatgacACTAAAATAGCAGAAAAATGGAAACCTAAGGCAGCATGGGACCATAAGTGGAAAACCATTAAATAAAACTCAACATCAATAGACGCCATTGTAAACACAATAAATGACCCAAATATGCTGGTACTTCATGAATACACAACCAAATTAATTTCCCGACTACActattattcattatatatttatatcaaaTCTCGTTAATTTGTCAGGAAAAAACTGATAATGATAATCTTCTTCAAAATCAACGCATTTCCATGCGAACAAACACATTAGACTTATCCTACATTTATTGTCAGCCATAAATAATCTCTCCTGCAGCCAGAACAAACTAAAACAAAATGAATAGCATAACGAGTAGTAAGTATCTCCAAGATCGTCGATCGTCGATCGTCAATTAAACGTGTATACATATAGACCAAACCGAATCCATCAGTAGAACACAACCAACGAAAATGacaataacaaaagggggaaagaatcaaaGATCTCACCAGGATGAGATCGAAGAGGGTGGCCTGATCGACCTTCACAAACTCGGCGTCCCAGGACTTGAGCTCGTCGTCGGCGAGCTTGGAGGCGTCGTCGGGGGActtggaggaggcggcggcggaagcATCGACGTGCTTCTTGCAGTACTCGATCACCTTGGCGAGGATCTTGGAGGTAACGTTGGGAAGCGGGATGCCGTTCTCGGCGCAGTCATCCTCGATCATGTGCTTGATGGTCTGCGACTCCATGGCTACCGCCTCGTCGACCTCGAACACCTCACCGTCCGAGCTCTTGAGCGTGATCGTCTTCATGGTCGCTGCGGTGTAGGACCGAGGTCGGAGGCAAAGGATCACgcaggaggaagaaggagaagaggaagcccTAAGGAGACCGCTGAAGTGATAATGGCCCAAAGAAAAATAAGGCTTTCGAATATGTGATTTTATCTGAAGATTCTAATCGAGTCGCTCACTTTTCTCGAGCGGATTCCCACAAACTTTTCCACCCTTCATTTCTCTCTCTGTCgtatttgataaaatgataaaaatatttttaaaaatagatgGATAATTtatcgatttttttaaaaaatatttcgtttttaccaaaaatattttttttaaaacaaaattgataatatttttttattccgAATGGATTGGATCGAATTTTATTGAATATGAGAGTAtaaataaggtatttttaatcaaatttatCTAAATTTCTCGACAACTACAAAATATGACtatgaaatatttaatattatttttaatacttTTGGGTTGTTTCGATAATGGAGTGTAACTCATTGAAATGTCATAAAGTCTTTTCATATAAAATTAtcaagattaatttttaaaaataaaatattttgattaaatacGTGATCGAATATAACCCGAGTGTAACTCGAGTATAACTTGATGAGTATTACTCTTTGAATCTTATCCAATCTTTTCTAAAATTGTTGAGTGAGATGCTAATATgtttagtattattattttttatttatataaatttaaaattatgattaaatttaaaaaaataatatatttttattttaaatatgtgATTCGAGTATAACTCAAATATAATCTGAGTATAACTTGAGTGTAACTCGATTTGGTCTGGTTCATCTAAAAATAATTGattcaattaaaaaaattaagtcaaaaggataatcatcatttttttatgatttcaGTGAgagtattttattaaaaaattatgaaaatatcatcTCGTAAAATCTCATTAATAGagattttcttgataaaattaaaaaaaataaatgatatttttaaataaaaatttcttGCTATAAATATAGATTGATAccgtatagtattattatatttataagttAACGATAAATCAcgctaaataataatatttaattaataaaaaaataaaaaaaataatttttttaaaaatattaatattaaagtaTCGATAAAATATAAtgttaaattaatttatatttagatGTAAAGTTATGTATGTTAACCTCCTCCATTAGTGGGAGTCTTGGATACaccatttattattaaaaaaatataaaataatataaaataaaaataaatgctaTCTTTATAAATGTGATAGCTAAGAATCATGATAATCAAATGCTATCTTTATAAATGTGGAATTATAATCGTCTTAGAGTTTACTTTCATGCTAAAAAGAATGGATATTAGAGATTTTCATAAGAATCATTCATttatatcatataaagagatataAAAATAAAGAGATATACTTTATCATAGTTCTAAGCTCAAATCTCATTTTCATCATATatcttatataataaaaataaaaaaataataaacaaaatagGAAATTCAAAATGTCAAACAACCGATCAACACATTCAACATAGTTCAGCAACAAATCAGTAACCACAAAACACAAGGAAAAGAAATGTCGACTTTCTACGTATTACAAATAAACTAACTATACATATTTTGTAATCATGATGTGATCTTTATTTTATTTAGGTAATCCAAACATGTTTCTTCCTCAGCGCCAAACAGACCGTCCATGTCATACACACGTGTGATGACATTGACCAATGCAACGTTATCATCGTATCACATGTGTACTTGAAATTGGTGGATGGGAAGTTGCTGTCATCACACACGTGTACTGCTCGATGGTCTGATAAGATCCAGTCTGGTCCAATTCGAATTTATTGTGGAGATAATTAATCCATGATTAAGCCAAAAAAAAGGGTTGGAAAAAGTTCCAATTCCCTTTTTGCCCTTCCGCCGATGCCAAAATTTCACCATCGCCTTTCCTAAATGACCCTCTCTGGCATTTGGTCTTTGGACTGAAGCGGTAAAGCCTCGGAG
The DNA window shown above is from Musa acuminata AAA Group cultivar baxijiao chromosome BXJ2-4, Cavendish_Baxijiao_AAA, whole genome shotgun sequence and carries:
- the LOC135609552 gene encoding rac-like GTP-binding protein 5; amino-acid sequence: MSASSFVKCVTVGDGAVGKTCMLISYTSNTFPTDYIPTVFDNFSANVVVDGNTVNLGLWDTAGQEDYNRLRPLSYRGADVFLLAFSLISKGSYENVSKKWIPELRHYAPGVPIILVGTKLDLRDDEQFFIDHPGSTSITNAQGEELRKQIGAPCYIECSSKTQENIKPVFDAAIKVALQPSNRKKKKKKAQKGCFIL
- the LOC135609553 gene encoding SKP1-like protein 1; protein product: MKTITLKSSDGEVFEVDEAVAMESQTIKHMIEDDCAENGIPLPNVTSKILAKVIEYCKKHVDASAAASSKSPDDASKLADDELKSWDAEFVKVDQATLFDLILAANYLNIKGLLDLTCQTVADMIKGKTPEEIRKTFNIKNDFTPEEEEEVRRENQWAFE